The genome window CATGAACGGACATGGAACACAAGCCAATGGGCCGTACAATCCCGACTTACCCTTTGCCACTGAACAGGCAGGTGACACGTACGATCCCTCCCTTGCAGAAGCGCTGCTGATTGACGCCGGCTATGATAAAAATGAAGCTGGTTTCATGCAAAAAGACGGTGAACCACTGAGTTTCACTTTAGCCACGTATCAGGGACGTCCTGAGCTACCTGTCATAGCGCAATACCTACAGTCCGAAGCTGCTGCTATAGGAGTAGACATGAATGTTGTCACCGTCGAAAACATTGAAAGCTACCTATGGGAGCAACAGGACGAATGGGACATCGTCACCTACAGTAATATGACCGCTCCTCGGGGGGACGGGGGCTACTTTTTGAATGTCGCTTATGGACCAGACGGCTCTTTAAACCCGGGACACATACATATCCCAGAGCTCAACGATATCAGGCAGCAGTTGAATGCCACGGCTGATAGAGAAGAACGGGTCGCACTACAACAAGCCGCGACAGCCATCATCCAAGATGAGATCCTACATTCCTTTATGCTATATCCCCATATCATTGTGGGGGTACATGAGCGGGTTACGAATTGGCGTCCCGGTGCGGTAGAGTATTATATCATTGACCATAAAATGGACGTGGCATGGTAGGGCATGGGTTGTGTACTATGCCTGTTAAGCCGTGTATTTTCTTTCTAGATTCTTAGCGAGGGACAATGGAGAAGGTGAGCAATCATGCGGAGAATGTTATCTATTATAGGGGCTAGAATGGGGCAGCTGGTCATCATGGTATTCGTGTTATCTTTGGCCACTTTTGTGCTCATGAAGGTCACACCAGGAGACCCGATCAGATCTATACTAAACGTAGACGAGATCGCCACGACCACAGCTGAAGAAGAGCAATTACTCAAAGAGTATGGTTTTGATCAACCTTTACTCACGCAATATACTCAGTGGCTAAAGGGTGTTGTTCAGTTGGATTTAGGCCTATCAATGATATCCTCAGAGCCCGTTTTAGGTATGATCATGAGTCGATTACCTGCCACGCTTGCTTTGACCGCTGGAGGTTTTATGGTTCTCCTATGTATCACAGTGCCCTTAGGTTTAGTAGGGGCATTGTACGAAGGTCGGTGGCCGGATTATGTGACACGCTGGATAGCACTGCTCGGTGCCTCCATTCCGAGTTTTTGGTTAGGGTTGCTGTTCATCTACTTTTTTTCGTTAAAGTTAAACCTGCTCCCCGTTATGGGGATGGGGTCTATCGAACATTATATCCTACCTTCAGTAACACTAGGGATGGCCATGGCGCCCATGTATATTCGCCTACTGAGAGAACGCCTGATTACGACGTTACAAAGCTCGTATATCGAAGCGGCTAGGGCAAGGGGCTTGCGTGAATCTACCATATTGTTCGGACACGCGCTCAAAGGGAGTCTTATGTCTGTGGTCACCTTGTTCGGGTTAAGTATGGGAAGTCTACTGGGGGGCATTACGGTGATTGAAATGCTATTCTCCTGGCCTGGCATGGGAGAACTTATTGTACAAGCCGTGATGGACCGTGACTATCCCGTCATCCAGGGTTACATTCTTATCGTGGGTTGTCTTGTGGTATTGATTAATCTTGTTGTGGATTTGACGTATGGCTTGTTAAACCCCGAGATCCAGCATGGAAAGGAGTGGGCATCATGAGCGTCGCGCAAACCAGAATGACAGCACGTGCGCGTCATCCCAGTTTGATTGTGGGCCTGGTATTGGCGACTTGTCTAGCTATTGTGGCATGCTTTGGTGGCAGCCTTGCCCCCCACGATCCATTTTATGTGGACATGGAAAACAGGCTACAAAGTGCCTCAGTGACTCATTGGTTAGGAACGGACCACCTAGGACGAGATGTTTTCTCCAGGATTGTCTATGGCGCCCAATTGACCGTCGGCCTAAGCGTGTTGGCCATTCTCATGTCTGTCGGCATAGGCGTCCCGATCGGTCTGGTTTCTGGGTATCTAGGTGGGAAGCTGGATGCTTTTTTTATGAGAATAATCGATGGTATTCTGGCTTTTCCTGACTTTATTCTGGCGGTGGCGATCGCTGGCATTTTAGGCCCGAGTTTAACGAATATTATCATGGCCATTGTACTGGTGCGCTGGATTATGTACGCTCGTGTCGTCCGCGGTCTTGTCCTCGCTGAAAAAGAGCAAGCATATGTCCTCGTATCAAGACTCGCTTGTTCCCATCCCTTGAAAACGATTCGGTTGCATATATGGCCGCATGTGTTACCAGATATCATTGTGATGGTTGCCATTGATGTCGGCAAGGTCATACTACTCATCTCTAGCCTGTCCTATATCGGCCTTGGTGCCCAGCCGCCTATGCCAGAGTGGGGGGCCATGCTCAATGATGGGCAAGGATTCTTCCAGGTCAATCCGGCTCTTATGATCTATCCAGGCCTCGCCATCATAATGACCGTACTGTGTTGCCAGTTGCTAGGGGACGGTTTAAAAAGCTACTTCGACATTCGTAAAAGGAGGGGTGAAGGGTGAAGAAACCATTGATCACCATTCAAGATGTACATATCAGCACGCGGACAGGAGAGACTTTAGTCAATCGCCTAAACTTCGAGGTAGCACCTGGGGAGGTGTTAGGTTTGATAGGCGAAAGTGGTAGCGGTAAGAGCTTAACGGCCAAAGCGATTATGGGTCTCCTACCAGAACATTTGTCTGTCCAAGGGCAGGTCTATTACCGTGATCACGATCTGCTCAGTATGCCCTTTGCGAACCGACGCAAATTACTAGGAAAAGAAATTGGGCTCATTTTTCAGGATTACCGTGGGAGCTTCACACCGTTCATCAAAGTGGGCAAACAACTTGTAGAAACGATCGTGACCCATACGAACCTAAGCAAGAAAGAAGCTCAGAAGAAGGTTGACCAGGTCTTAGCGCAAGTGGGGCTCGATCCAGCCCGCGTATATCGCCGTTATCCCTTCCAACTTAGCGGGGGACAAATCCAACGTGCTGCCATCGCCATGGCGCTTGCGCTGAAGCCATCCCTTCTGATATGCGATGAAATCACCACCGCACTAGATGTGATGAACGCTGAAAAAGTCATGAATTATATTGACCAAGTCCAACGTGAAACAGGCTGTGCAGTGCTTTTAATCACTCATGACCTCGCCCAAGCATACAGGCGGACTAACCGGATGTGTGTCATGCATCAAGGGCAAATCGTTGAAAAGGGTGTTCCAGTGCAGATACGTGATAATCCTCAGCATCCGTACACGAAAAGATTAAGCACAAGTCTATTGGCTCTTCCGGAAGAAGAGGCACATAAGAAACGTGAAAGCGTGGGTGTTCTATGAGTCAATTAGTCGTCGATGGTTTAACGAAGATCTACAGTAAGAGTGTACAAGCGTTAGACGATGTGACCTTCCGTGTTAACAAAGGGGAAAGTGTGGGCATTATCGGAGAGAGCGGAAGTGGCAAAAGCACGCTAGCGAAGGTGCTTCTCGGATTAGAAACCTATGCAACAGGACGCGTCATATTTCAGAGAATCACCATTCCCCCAAAGAAGCGCGACCTCATGCGGCAGTATCGACAGAATATGCAGCTGATTGTCCAAGACAGTCACACGGCATTGAATCCCAAGCTGCCAATATGGAAAAGCTTGCTTGAGCCCTTAGATAATTTTAAGGCATTGACACCTTCCTTTATCCCAGCGGAAGGTCTATCCCGTCAAGCTATGGCTGAAGCGCTGTTAGAGAGAGTGGGTTTAGATAAGCGTATGGCGAGACGTTACCCAAGTGAATTAAGTGGTGGGCAGAAGCAGCGGGTCAGTATCGCCAGGGCGGTGAGTATTGAGCCGACGATGTTGATCTGTGATGAACCTACAGCAAGCTTAGATATGACAGTGCAAGTAGACATTCTTAACTTACTAAAAGAGATTCAAAACCAAACGCATATGACCGTCCTTTTCATTTCTCATGATATTCGATCCGTTACTTATCTGTGTGACCGCGTGATGGTACTCAAAGAAGGGAGAATCGTTGACCAGTTTGCTATAGAAGCACTTTATGATCGAGAGCGTCACGCCTACACACAAGCCCTGATTAGAGCGGTAACAGTATCCTGACGTAGTCTTTTTTAACGCAGTAAATCATAATGATAACGATTTATAATAACAGATGAAGCGACAAGGAGATATACGCTATGCGAACGGAATTGAAAGGCCATAAGGATACCACGGAGGTGTTGTCCCACAACGCTTTCTTGATGCTGGCCATTCCCCTGATCATATCGACCTTCACAACACCTTTGTTGGGAGCCGTGGATACCGCTGTGGTGGGTCACTTGAGTCATCCGTCTTACATCGGAGGAGTGGCCGTAGGGACGCTTATCTTTAACACATTATATTGGCTATTAGGATTTTTGCGGCTGAGCACCTCAGGTTTTTCCGCCCAAGCGCACGGTGTTGGAAAAGAACACGACGTCTATATTATCCCAACTACAAGCAGCCTTTACAGACCATGAGCAACCCGTTGGCCAGTCCGACCGCTTGTCACCTTAATATACTCCCTATCTCATTT of Caldalkalibacillus salinus contains these proteins:
- the nikB gene encoding nickel ABC transporter permease, whose protein sequence is MRRMLSIIGARMGQLVIMVFVLSLATFVLMKVTPGDPIRSILNVDEIATTTAEEEQLLKEYGFDQPLLTQYTQWLKGVVQLDLGLSMISSEPVLGMIMSRLPATLALTAGGFMVLLCITVPLGLVGALYEGRWPDYVTRWIALLGASIPSFWLGLLFIYFFSLKLNLLPVMGMGSIEHYILPSVTLGMAMAPMYIRLLRERLITTLQSSYIEAARARGLRESTILFGHALKGSLMSVVTLFGLSMGSLLGGITVIEMLFSWPGMGELIVQAVMDRDYPVIQGYILIVGCLVVLINLVVDLTYGLLNPEIQHGKEWAS
- a CDS encoding ATP-binding cassette domain-containing protein — translated: MKKPLITIQDVHISTRTGETLVNRLNFEVAPGEVLGLIGESGSGKSLTAKAIMGLLPEHLSVQGQVYYRDHDLLSMPFANRRKLLGKEIGLIFQDYRGSFTPFIKVGKQLVETIVTHTNLSKKEAQKKVDQVLAQVGLDPARVYRRYPFQLSGGQIQRAAIAMALALKPSLLICDEITTALDVMNAEKVMNYIDQVQRETGCAVLLITHDLAQAYRRTNRMCVMHQGQIVEKGVPVQIRDNPQHPYTKRLSTSLLALPEEEAHKKRESVGVL
- a CDS encoding ABC transporter ATP-binding protein is translated as MSQLVVDGLTKIYSKSVQALDDVTFRVNKGESVGIIGESGSGKSTLAKVLLGLETYATGRVIFQRITIPPKKRDLMRQYRQNMQLIVQDSHTALNPKLPIWKSLLEPLDNFKALTPSFIPAEGLSRQAMAEALLERVGLDKRMARRYPSELSGGQKQRVSIARAVSIEPTMLICDEPTASLDMTVQVDILNLLKEIQNQTHMTVLFISHDIRSVTYLCDRVMVLKEGRIVDQFAIEALYDRERHAYTQALIRAVTVS
- the nikC gene encoding nickel transporter permease, which encodes MSVAQTRMTARARHPSLIVGLVLATCLAIVACFGGSLAPHDPFYVDMENRLQSASVTHWLGTDHLGRDVFSRIVYGAQLTVGLSVLAILMSVGIGVPIGLVSGYLGGKLDAFFMRIIDGILAFPDFILAVAIAGILGPSLTNIIMAIVLVRWIMYARVVRGLVLAEKEQAYVLVSRLACSHPLKTIRLHIWPHVLPDIIVMVAIDVGKVILLISSLSYIGLGAQPPMPEWGAMLNDGQGFFQVNPALMIYPGLAIIMTVLCCQLLGDGLKSYFDIRKRRGEG